A stretch of the Massilia sp. W12 genome encodes the following:
- a CDS encoding RNA-binding domain-containing protein, with protein MDLNLMSSILPINIDHLLRFSGVESSRVEFKASWDEKTSGQQIIQTICAFANDFQNINGGYIVLGVAEQDGAAQLPAKGLTEAEIDLAQKWIRGHCNKIDPVYQPVLSPELHEGRRILVIWAPGSQTRPHQAPEESGSGRRYYIRLGAQTVEADRYPELRTQLMQLTARVPFDDRRALQASVLDIRETKVREFLHDIDSGLVDEIDTKTLYRALRIAEPVNGHDAPRNAGLLFFSQNPEQWFPGARIEVVQFTGDATGNVLEEKIFKHRPLHEQLRECLAYLENLSVRMIQKLPGRTQAGHWVSYPLPALREALVNAVYHRSYEDTYEPTKVYLYPDRMEIISYPGPVPGIELRHLHGDEPIPPVPARNRRIGEFLKELKLAEGRGTGIPKVRRTMAQNGSPPPRFDFDEARSFFRVTLGVHPEYQAILTLQDVAHLRAIGDKQGALQRLRDTFSTNPTLLGVALELAKELITQEDISGAENVFASFNASGAGSNPSPLITLIAGAWLEKNKREKAIAWLDRLPLLDAVGDAFHAAIQEKRAGRFQKAHRYFELAGTAVLQDAKALHEFAQVKMKLAAEAHKQSPASNRRLLSEAKDMLQRVLQMDVPLARQAWAWYDLSRLLRWQKAPAQEIRHAIEKALACDPHEAIFADALKEFNRRQDSD; from the coding sequence ATGGATTTGAATCTGATGTCATCCATCCTGCCTATCAATATCGATCATCTGCTGCGCTTCTCCGGCGTAGAGTCTTCCCGCGTCGAATTCAAAGCTTCCTGGGATGAAAAAACCAGCGGCCAGCAAATCATTCAAACCATCTGTGCTTTCGCCAATGATTTTCAAAATATCAATGGCGGCTATATTGTGCTGGGCGTGGCCGAGCAGGATGGCGCCGCGCAGTTGCCGGCCAAGGGTTTGACTGAAGCGGAAATTGATCTGGCGCAAAAATGGATACGTGGTCATTGCAATAAAATCGACCCGGTATATCAGCCTGTGTTATCGCCGGAATTACATGAAGGGCGTCGTATTTTAGTGATTTGGGCGCCCGGCAGCCAAACCCGGCCACACCAGGCGCCGGAAGAAAGCGGTTCGGGGCGCAGATATTACATCCGGCTTGGCGCGCAGACTGTTGAGGCGGATCGCTACCCTGAATTGCGCACCCAGCTCATGCAATTGACCGCGCGCGTACCGTTTGATGACAGGCGCGCTTTGCAAGCCAGCGTATTGGATATCCGTGAAACCAAAGTGCGCGAATTTTTGCACGATATCGATAGCGGCTTAGTGGATGAAATCGACACCAAAACCCTGTACCGGGCTTTACGGATTGCCGAGCCGGTGAATGGCCATGATGCGCCGCGCAATGCTGGCTTGTTATTTTTCAGTCAAAACCCGGAGCAATGGTTTCCCGGCGCGCGCATCGAAGTTGTGCAATTCACTGGTGACGCCACCGGCAATGTTTTGGAGGAAAAAATATTCAAACATCGCCCGCTGCATGAACAACTGCGGGAATGTCTGGCCTATCTGGAAAATCTGTCAGTGCGCATGATACAAAAATTGCCGGGACGCACTCAGGCCGGACATTGGGTCAGTTACCCCCTGCCCGCTTTACGTGAAGCGCTGGTGAATGCGGTTTATCATCGCTCTTATGAAGACACGTATGAGCCGACCAAGGTGTATCTGTATCCCGACCGGATGGAAATCATCAGCTACCCCGGCCCAGTCCCAGGCATAGAACTCAGGCATTTGCATGGCGACGAACCGATTCCTCCCGTGCCCGCCAGAAATCGCCGGATTGGCGAGTTTTTGAAAGAGCTGAAATTGGCGGAGGGGCGCGGCACCGGCATTCCCAAAGTCAGGCGCACCATGGCGCAAAATGGCTCGCCACCGCCGCGCTTTGATTTTGATGAAGCCAGAAGTTTTTTTCGCGTGACGCTTGGCGTGCACCCGGAATATCAAGCGATTTTAACCCTGCAGGATGTGGCGCATTTGCGCGCGATTGGCGACAAGCAGGGCGCATTGCAACGCTTGCGCGATACCTTTTCAACCAACCCCACTTTGCTTGGCGTAGCGCTTGAGTTAGCCAAAGAATTGATTACGCAAGAGGATATTTCCGGCGCGGAAAATGTGTTTGCAAGTTTTAACGCCAGCGGGGCCGGCAGCAACCCATCCCCCCTCATCACGCTGATTGCCGGCGCCTGGCTTGAGAAAAATAAAAGAGAAAAAGCGATTGCCTGGCTTGACCGTTTACCACTGCTGGATGCCGTGGGCGATGCGTTTCATGCCGCAATTCAGGAAAAACGTGCCGGGCGCTTTCAAAAAGCGCATCGCTATTTTGAATTAGCTGGCACAGCGGTCTTGCAAGACGCCAAAGCGCTGCATGAATTTGCACAAGTCAAAATGAAGTTGGCGGCAGAAGCTCACAAGCAATCCCCTGCCAGCAACCGGCGCTTATTGAGCGAAGCCAAAGACATGTTGCAGCGTGTATTGCAAATGGATGTGCCGCTGGCGCGCCAGGCATGGGCATGGTATGACCTGAGCCGCTTACTGCGCTGGCAAAAAGCGCCGGCGCAAGAAATCCGGCACGCAATTGAAAAAGCGCTTGCCTGCGACCCGCACGAAGCCATATTCGCTGACGCTTTAAAAGAATTCAATCGACGTCAGGACTCTGACTGA
- a CDS encoding D-Ala-D-Ala carboxypeptidase family metallohydrolase codes for MKLSNHFSLEELCSSQTAARKGIDNTPGAAVIENLTKLAAALEKVRALVGQPIAVSSGYRSPALNAAIGGARNSAHCYGLAADIFAPGMPPLILARAIKSSKIQYDQLIYEGTWVHIGLSSGQQRRQNLTATFSNGSVSYQEGIA; via the coding sequence ATGAAATTATCGAATCACTTCTCTCTGGAAGAGTTATGTTCATCTCAGACTGCAGCGCGTAAAGGAATTGATAACACGCCTGGCGCTGCTGTGATTGAGAATTTGACCAAGCTGGCCGCCGCGCTTGAAAAAGTGCGTGCGCTGGTCGGCCAGCCGATTGCAGTCAGCAGTGGCTACCGGTCGCCCGCACTGAATGCTGCAATCGGCGGTGCGCGAAACAGCGCGCATTGTTACGGTTTGGCTGCTGACATCTTCGCCCCTGGCATGCCTCCTTTAATTCTTGCGCGCGCAATTAAAAGCAGCAAAATCCAGTATGACCAATTGATTTACGAAGGCACATGGGTGCACATTGGGTTATCAAGTGGCCAGCAGCGCCGGCAAAATCTGACTGCCACGTTTTCAAACGGATCTGTCAGCTATCAGGAGGGGATTGCATGA
- a CDS encoding DUF4376 domain-containing protein: MGWLVIGREGEIIQGIAQDVKPEQCKCLQVDDDIALNWFNYTISEGKPIKKADAEITIAKSRKMSEIANWYAAKNFTYFSHRGKKIQCDPVSRSNIDAIATMLALGKYADNDKLPAGVESWRALDNTELPIASVRDFREMYTSMVEAGKNNFDMMRAAKNRCDQAESIDEISSITLGGVNHDN, encoded by the coding sequence ATGGGCTGGTTAGTGATCGGCAGAGAAGGTGAAATCATCCAGGGTATTGCTCAGGATGTGAAACCTGAGCAGTGCAAATGCCTGCAGGTGGATGATGATATTGCTTTGAATTGGTTTAACTACACAATTTCTGAAGGTAAGCCAATTAAAAAAGCTGACGCAGAAATAACTATTGCAAAAAGCAGAAAAATGTCTGAGATTGCAAACTGGTACGCTGCGAAAAATTTCACTTATTTCTCTCATCGTGGTAAAAAAATCCAGTGCGACCCAGTGAGCAGGTCAAATATTGATGCAATCGCAACAATGCTTGCGTTGGGGAAATACGCCGACAACGATAAGCTTCCGGCGGGAGTTGAGTCGTGGCGCGCATTGGATAATACCGAATTGCCTATTGCGTCAGTAAGGGATTTCCGAGAAATGTACACCTCAATGGTTGAGGCAGGGAAAAATAATTTTGACATGATGCGCGCTGCAAAAAACCGGTGCGATCAGGCAGAATCAATAGACGAAATCAGCAGCATTACTCTAGGTGGAGTTAATCATGACAATTGA